In the genome of Christensenella timonensis, one region contains:
- a CDS encoding PilN domain-containing protein, which translates to MKDLNFFAGIKKQEARRTLGSFMKGGIIVLVVCAVLVGGFYVWQLVQRATAVGQLAALEMQIDEVKSGSSEYAALSSNAQKLNALKTYNSIIEAFNENLAADPHLDSALMEDIKAKKPQDVGIVKIEYTGGVLKLDCQAQDTSSPAEFVRSLRGSSFISDVTYNGYYAADGTAVAPDEADSTAQTGTVTFSVSCALAGGEAQ; encoded by the coding sequence TTGAAAGATCTTAACTTTTTTGCAGGCATCAAAAAGCAGGAAGCAAGGCGCACGCTGGGGAGCTTTATGAAGGGCGGGATCATCGTGCTCGTCGTATGCGCCGTACTGGTAGGGGGCTTTTATGTCTGGCAGCTGGTGCAGCGGGCGACGGCCGTCGGGCAGCTCGCGGCGCTGGAAATGCAGATCGACGAGGTGAAATCGGGCAGCTCGGAGTATGCGGCCCTTTCTTCCAACGCGCAAAAGCTGAACGCGCTCAAGACCTATAATTCCATCATCGAGGCTTTCAACGAAAACCTGGCGGCCGATCCGCACCTCGACAGCGCCCTGATGGAGGATATCAAGGCGAAAAAACCGCAGGACGTGGGCATTGTCAAGATCGAATACACAGGCGGCGTATTAAAGCTCGACTGCCAGGCGCAGGATACCTCCTCTCCGGCGGAATTCGTGCGCAGCCTGCGCGGCTCGTCGTTCATTTCGGACGTTACATACAACGGGTATTATGCCGCGGACGGCACGGCGGTGGCGCCGGACGAAGCGGACAGCACCGCGCAGACGGGGACGGTCACGTTCTCCGTAAGCTGCGCGCTTGCAGGAGGTGAGGCGCAATGA
- a CDS encoding polymer-forming cytoskeletal protein, protein MRNGKRASTLVMVLCVFGFIVIVGVGVMTLAGVANEQASRTYGQQQADFAAQSVLDTVNGQIVDQTIDPFALGTGPTYKIEGGGSDALFGDYGIQIEKDSKSGMENVFRVAVTAEKNGFTSSMYSLLQYTSGSGGEEIGLASLFDVVAGATNLNPNASMLPSTPGSSGSEGSVFFDNGESSTTFSGGKGVTKNVDAVGPLALGAGGFGTQDGDTHIQSTGDIKITTGGTVYSTVRSEKNVVIERSQDIPGDIYADGDVTVKNGAVVQGDIHAGGTVSLEGWGAAVNGTIYANGAKKDDGTLEGGNVNIAAGALAQGDIYAGGTVTVDGNGAQSKGAIYAGGDVVVQNGAEAAKVKSNGNVLVKNDVYNGSVGSIECMGDVDLDGRFTGEVRANGKGKIAGSYSGNIYINGTVEITSITAMKELHCGATIFLNGVSTPPSSVYPSFYAPMIRAENSDISYCSLYAQGKPGTIELKNSTAYAVTEDLAPQYYAYGDVTLEDCNSLQVVKIVSNGHIVLKDSQILRDSWGGGNTLTAWGEIQVDGGKVQGNLAAGGGIEVRDAEVKANLHASREIRMKNVRAEMGIWQCNWEMDISGTFDAVGVDAFVGGNLGVRLPQQTAQGISAGFTVNGIADFENANIRGNMNVIGGGSFKNSTASGTLVFGAQPSVDNSSITGLSVVDPGTMTPVAPLGEVPWADIPSGNGDITEIKKLDIPYDEMPMVDLKLREKYENLPEWKIPAAIEAQMKQNNVYFAFNEKKPAGYEIDGNDYIFTKNCNLTLDFKKAQGQQYGKSLVFDATDSDLYIRLKMPENDGYTMEVASGVNILTKGDHNVYLFLDEGTDAGNFVDWELRGNTFMGYYDYADGVPQEGDTRVPNLYLISNAKGVAMDISRYNTAYAFFYAPQGTVKMTGSTVFSGGAKLYGSAIASHIEMGNNLRYIQYTPEGTFGSAPGGGISGWTVLGTYPGTGE, encoded by the coding sequence ATGAGAAATGGAAAACGCGCCAGCACGCTTGTCATGGTGCTGTGTGTGTTTGGGTTCATTGTGATCGTCGGAGTCGGCGTGATGACGCTCGCGGGTGTGGCCAATGAGCAGGCCTCGCGTACCTATGGGCAGCAGCAGGCCGATTTTGCCGCGCAGTCGGTGCTGGATACGGTAAACGGCCAGATCGTTGACCAAACGATCGACCCGTTTGCGCTGGGCACGGGCCCCACGTACAAAATCGAGGGCGGCGGCAGCGACGCCCTATTCGGGGACTACGGGATACAAATTGAAAAAGATAGTAAAAGCGGCATGGAAAACGTTTTCCGCGTTGCGGTGACAGCCGAAAAAAACGGCTTTACCTCCAGCATGTACAGCCTGCTCCAGTATACGTCCGGGAGCGGCGGGGAAGAGATCGGCCTTGCAAGCCTTTTCGACGTGGTAGCGGGGGCGACGAACCTCAATCCAAACGCGAGCATGCTGCCTTCAACGCCGGGCAGCTCCGGCTCGGAGGGCAGCGTTTTCTTTGACAATGGCGAGAGCTCGACGACCTTTTCCGGCGGGAAAGGCGTGACCAAAAACGTGGACGCCGTCGGCCCCCTGGCGTTGGGGGCGGGCGGTTTCGGTACGCAGGACGGGGATACGCACATCCAGTCGACAGGGGATATTAAGATCACGACAGGCGGCACGGTCTATTCCACGGTGCGTTCGGAAAAGAACGTGGTCATCGAACGGTCACAGGATATCCCCGGCGATATCTACGCGGACGGCGACGTGACGGTCAAAAACGGCGCGGTCGTGCAGGGCGATATCCATGCGGGCGGCACGGTCAGTCTGGAGGGATGGGGCGCTGCGGTAAACGGGACGATCTACGCAAACGGCGCCAAAAAGGACGACGGCACGCTGGAAGGCGGCAACGTGAATATCGCGGCAGGCGCGCTGGCGCAGGGCGATATCTATGCGGGCGGCACGGTCACGGTAGACGGGAACGGCGCACAAAGCAAGGGCGCTATCTATGCGGGCGGCGACGTGGTGGTGCAAAATGGCGCCGAAGCCGCCAAGGTCAAATCGAACGGGAACGTGCTCGTCAAAAACGATGTCTACAACGGCTCGGTCGGCTCTATCGAGTGTATGGGCGACGTGGATTTGGACGGCAGGTTTACAGGGGAGGTGCGCGCGAACGGAAAAGGAAAGATCGCGGGCAGCTACAGCGGGAATATTTATATCAACGGCACGGTGGAAATCACAAGCATCACGGCGATGAAGGAGCTGCATTGCGGCGCGACCATTTTCTTAAACGGCGTCAGTACGCCGCCAAGCTCCGTATATCCAAGCTTTTATGCGCCGATGATCAGGGCGGAGAATTCGGATATTTCGTATTGCAGCCTGTATGCGCAGGGAAAACCGGGCACGATCGAACTCAAAAACAGTACGGCCTATGCCGTGACAGAGGATTTGGCGCCGCAGTATTATGCGTACGGCGACGTCACGCTGGAAGACTGCAACAGCCTGCAGGTGGTGAAGATTGTTTCCAATGGGCATATCGTGCTGAAGGATTCGCAAATCCTGCGGGACAGCTGGGGCGGGGGGAATACGCTTACTGCATGGGGCGAGATACAGGTCGACGGCGGAAAGGTACAGGGAAACCTGGCGGCCGGCGGCGGGATCGAAGTCCGGGACGCGGAAGTGAAGGCAAACCTGCACGCAAGCCGCGAGATCAGGATGAAAAACGTCAGGGCGGAAATGGGTATCTGGCAATGTAACTGGGAAATGGATATCAGCGGCACATTTGACGCCGTGGGCGTCGACGCTTTCGTAGGCGGGAACCTGGGCGTGCGGCTGCCGCAGCAAACGGCGCAGGGAATCAGCGCCGGTTTTACGGTCAACGGCATCGCGGACTTTGAAAATGCCAATATCCGTGGGAACATGAACGTGATCGGCGGCGGGAGCTTCAAAAATTCGACGGCTTCGGGTACGCTCGTGTTTGGCGCGCAGCCCTCCGTTGACAATTCCAGCATTACGGGCCTCAGCGTCGTGGATCCGGGAACCATGACGCCGGTGGCGCCCCTGGGGGAAGTGCCGTGGGCGGATATCCCGTCGGGAAACGGCGATATCACGGAAATCAAAAAGCTGGATATCCCGTATGACGAAATGCCCATGGTGGATTTGAAGCTGCGGGAAAAATATGAAAACCTGCCGGAATGGAAGATCCCGGCGGCGATCGAAGCGCAGATGAAGCAAAACAATGTGTACTTCGCGTTCAACGAAAAGAAACCCGCCGGCTACGAGATCGACGGCAACGACTATATTTTCACGAAGAACTGTAACCTGACGCTGGATTTCAAAAAAGCGCAGGGACAGCAATACGGCAAGAGCCTGGTGTTCGACGCCACGGACAGCGACCTTTATATCCGCCTTAAAATGCCGGAAAACGACGGTTACACGATGGAAGTGGCGTCGGGCGTGAACATCCTTACCAAGGGGGACCACAACGTTTACCTGTTCCTCGACGAAGGGACGGACGCGGGCAATTTCGTGGACTGGGAATTGCGCGGCAATACGTTTATGGGCTACTACGACTATGCGGACGGCGTGCCGCAGGAGGGCGATACGC
- the pilM gene encoding pilus assembly protein PilM, whose translation MLSIDIGSKFLKIIQGNGDKSIKTKKEVLFKMPEGCVLNGAVVDFEKTAKTLAAVLAEEKISDKKAVVTISTPDVVVKEMALPKAPSKQTEQMIANEMDEFLSGERYAIDYLARTDGEQTKALVFGVDKKLADGYRDMLRAAGLVPVALDLHANAVRKLAMVADVVPNAPGQLSIVTDIGCDLINFHLFVEGELAFTRCAVIGMDVYSKETVGELYGKAAQELKEDINFNTYVSRLGDEIQKMLQFAATGEYKSLRAKIYITGGGARFEGLGTLLGDYLNREVQTLNTKILVNALGAQVRV comes from the coding sequence TTGCTGTCAATCGATATCGGAAGTAAATTTTTAAAGATCATACAGGGCAACGGCGATAAGTCCATCAAAACGAAAAAAGAGGTACTGTTCAAAATGCCGGAAGGCTGTGTACTGAACGGTGCGGTCGTCGATTTTGAAAAGACCGCCAAAACGCTCGCGGCGGTATTGGCTGAGGAGAAGATCAGCGACAAAAAAGCGGTCGTAACCATCAGTACGCCGGACGTCGTCGTAAAGGAAATGGCGCTGCCTAAGGCGCCCTCTAAGCAAACGGAGCAGATGATCGCAAACGAGATGGACGAATTTTTATCAGGCGAGCGTTATGCGATCGACTACCTGGCGCGCACGGACGGGGAACAGACCAAGGCGCTCGTGTTCGGCGTGGACAAAAAACTTGCGGACGGCTACCGGGACATGCTGCGCGCGGCGGGCCTTGTGCCGGTGGCGCTGGATCTCCATGCCAACGCGGTGCGCAAGCTTGCCATGGTGGCGGACGTCGTGCCCAATGCGCCGGGGCAGCTCAGTATCGTGACGGACATCGGCTGCGACCTGATCAATTTCCACCTGTTTGTGGAAGGGGAGCTGGCGTTTACGCGCTGCGCCGTTATCGGGATGGACGTCTATTCCAAGGAGACCGTCGGGGAGCTGTACGGCAAGGCCGCGCAGGAATTAAAGGAAGATATCAACTTCAATACTTATGTATCGAGGCTGGGGGACGAAATACAGAAGATGCTGCAGTTCGCGGCGACGGGGGAATACAAATCGCTGCGGGCGAAAATCTATATCACGGGCGGCGGCGCGCGTTTTGAGGGGCTGGGCACGCTGCTCGGCGACTATTTAAACCGTGAAGTCCAGACGCTCAATACAAAGATACTGGTCAACGCGCTGGGCGCGCAGGTCCGGGTGTGA
- a CDS encoding type II secretion system F family protein: protein MARYRYKAVDAGGQATKGTYEAENLQDFRDFLKSAGLYCLSYKVEREQFGNSVQGSIPAKELYLICSQLGVMLDAGIGVVKGLDVLCQQAQNAKIKAILLSVVEEVKKGVSFHQALADQGGAFPFYLISSVESGEQSGTLDKVMVRMADYFEKQYKTKAQIKSALTYPILLCIMCIGVVLLMLVVVVPKFLAMYTTSGAELPVPTQMLLNLVSFLQNYWFAVLAVVVGVVILVFILKSSPATKPGWDTVMLHFPGFGKMKQTILAARFAHTFSMLISSGLSMISALEIVSRVLDNGCMSKYIAVMVEDVKKGMPLSESIKKFDVFPPMFKSMIAIGEESGEMDELLKKAAAYYDEESDRAVKKMVSMIEPITLVVMGFIIGFIVISIIMPIYGMYQNIS from the coding sequence TTGGCAAGGTATAGATATAAGGCTGTGGACGCCGGGGGGCAGGCTACAAAGGGAACGTACGAGGCGGAAAACCTGCAGGATTTCCGCGATTTCCTGAAAAGCGCAGGGCTTTACTGCCTGTCCTACAAGGTGGAACGCGAACAGTTCGGCAATTCCGTGCAGGGGTCGATCCCCGCGAAAGAGCTTTACCTGATCTGCAGCCAGCTGGGCGTGATGCTGGACGCGGGCATCGGCGTCGTCAAAGGCCTTGACGTACTGTGCCAGCAGGCGCAGAACGCAAAAATAAAGGCGATCCTTCTCTCTGTGGTGGAGGAAGTCAAGAAGGGCGTATCCTTCCACCAGGCGCTCGCCGACCAGGGCGGCGCGTTTCCCTTTTACCTGATCAGCTCGGTGGAATCGGGCGAACAGAGCGGCACGCTTGACAAAGTCATGGTGCGCATGGCGGACTATTTTGAAAAGCAGTACAAGACGAAGGCGCAGATCAAAAGCGCCCTTACCTATCCGATCCTTTTGTGTATCATGTGTATTGGCGTGGTGCTGTTGATGCTCGTGGTGGTGGTCCCCAAATTTTTGGCCATGTATACCACGTCGGGCGCGGAGCTTCCCGTACCCACGCAAATGCTTCTTAACCTGGTTTCCTTTTTACAGAATTACTGGTTCGCCGTGCTCGCGGTCGTCGTGGGCGTCGTGATCCTGGTCTTTATTTTAAAAAGCAGCCCGGCCACAAAGCCGGGGTGGGATACGGTGATGCTGCATTTTCCGGGCTTTGGCAAGATGAAGCAGACGATTTTGGCCGCCCGTTTCGCGCACACGTTTTCCATGCTCATCTCGAGCGGGCTTTCCATGATCAGCGCGCTGGAGATCGTCTCGCGCGTCCTTGACAACGGCTGCATGTCAAAATACATCGCCGTGATGGTCGAGGATGTGAAGAAGGGTATGCCGCTTAGCGAATCCATCAAAAAATTCGACGTATTCCCGCCCATGTTCAAGTCCATGATCGCCATCGGCGAGGAGTCGGGCGAGATGGACGAGCTGCTTAAGAAGGCGGCGGCCTACTATGACGAGGAATCCGACCGCGCGGTCAAGAAGATGGTGTCCATGATCGAGCCGATCACGCTGGTGGTGATGGGGTTCATCATTGGTTTTATCGTTATTTCGATCATCATGCCCATTTACGGCATGTACCAAAATATTTCATGA